The following are from one region of the Nitrospira defluvii genome:
- a CDS encoding thiamine pyrophosphate-dependent enzyme has product MSKERIKISPDLYDIMPSDYQDLVSSATYGKEDRGWKDIGTSKELIEQHSLCAGCPESMAFRYILASLPNPEDTVMVGSTGCTSLVFPMVAVHNIHSLFGNQNAIASGLKRALSVRFPDRIKDVVVLAGDGATVDIGLDMTLQAWFRQEKFTTICFDNELYANTGGQESGLMQKGFVAKMAPVGKLFEKVRLPEIARESGCHYVVNCTVSKPSLVEKVVRNAVLIAREIGPTYLQLYTPCILEIGKNSMEGLQEMRDSEKPTERFAFKEYISEPAKQLLAERDAKAKEKKAAAKQLVS; this is encoded by the coding sequence ATGAGCAAAGAACGCATCAAGATTTCGCCGGATCTGTATGACATCATGCCGTCGGATTATCAGGACCTGGTCAGCAGTGCCACATACGGCAAGGAGGATCGTGGATGGAAGGACATCGGCACCTCCAAGGAATTGATCGAGCAGCATTCACTCTGTGCCGGATGTCCTGAATCCATGGCGTTTCGATATATTCTGGCCTCGCTCCCCAACCCCGAAGACACGGTCATGGTCGGCTCGACCGGCTGTACGAGCCTCGTGTTTCCGATGGTGGCCGTCCACAACATTCATTCCCTGTTCGGGAATCAGAATGCCATTGCCTCGGGGCTCAAACGAGCCTTGAGTGTCCGCTTTCCTGATCGTATTAAAGATGTGGTCGTGTTGGCGGGAGATGGCGCGACGGTGGACATCGGCCTGGACATGACCCTGCAAGCCTGGTTCCGCCAGGAAAAGTTCACGACCATTTGCTTTGACAACGAACTCTACGCCAACACCGGCGGGCAGGAGAGCGGTCTTATGCAGAAGGGGTTCGTGGCCAAAATGGCGCCGGTTGGAAAGCTGTTCGAGAAGGTCCGGTTGCCTGAAATTGCCCGGGAGTCCGGCTGTCACTACGTAGTCAACTGCACGGTGAGCAAGCCGTCGCTGGTTGAGAAGGTCGTACGCAACGCGGTGCTGATCGCGCGGGAAATCGGGCCGACCTATCTGCAACTCTATACGCCCTGCATTCTGGAGATCGGCAAGAACAGCATGGAGGGTTTGCAGGAAATGCGGGACTCCGAGAAGCCCACGGAACGGTTTGCCTTCAAGGAATATATCAGCGAGCCGGCAAAACAGCTCTTAGCGGAGCGTGATGCCAAAGCCAAAGAGAAGAAAGCCGCTGCCAAGCAACTGGTGTCCTAA
- the erpA gene encoding iron-sulfur cluster insertion protein ErpA, with protein MITITATAEEKIRELMLEEKDTLGLRVYVKGGGCHGYQYGMAFESKMSDDDTVIEKGDVKVIMDSQSAPLLSGCEVDYVDSVQGSGFAIKNPQAKTTCGCGSSFSA; from the coding sequence ATGATTACCATCACGGCAACGGCTGAAGAGAAAATTCGCGAGTTGATGTTGGAAGAAAAAGATACCTTGGGGTTGCGGGTTTATGTGAAGGGCGGGGGCTGCCACGGCTATCAATATGGGATGGCGTTCGAGTCGAAGATGAGCGATGACGATACCGTGATTGAAAAGGGCGACGTGAAGGTGATCATGGATTCGCAAAGCGCTCCGCTGTTGAGTGGCTGCGAAGTCGACTATGTCGACAGCGTGCAGGGCTCGGGATTTGCGATCAAGAATCCACAAGCCAAGACGACCTGCGGCTGCGGGAGCTCATTCAGCGCCTAA
- a CDS encoding phycobilisome rod-core linker polypeptide codes for MRLRDACIISALLGISAPCFSEVEAAKEWAPQEVAAILAQSHAQLLMRPMGTEPSSLQTNEADQQRYMVQSGYALQLARGEKNVKQIVEAIALSSEFNAKWITPHMGTAQTGSAPGVPPVAAPEKAIDSLYCALLGRRVDSASLASARKDLVSFGFERVIRDVIDGKEYRDRFGDTKVPYITSENQAAVGCPQAAL; via the coding sequence ATGCGGCTCCGCGATGCATGCATCATAAGCGCCCTGCTGGGAATTAGTGCGCCTTGCTTCAGTGAGGTTGAAGCTGCGAAGGAGTGGGCGCCGCAGGAGGTTGCGGCAATTCTCGCGCAGTCGCATGCGCAGCTGCTCATGCGACCGATGGGGACGGAGCCAAGTTCGCTTCAGACGAACGAGGCGGACCAACAACGGTATATGGTGCAATCCGGCTATGCGTTGCAGTTGGCAAGAGGGGAGAAAAATGTGAAGCAGATTGTTGAGGCGATCGCCCTATCGTCGGAATTTAACGCCAAGTGGATAACACCCCACATGGGTACTGCGCAGACCGGATCGGCCCCGGGAGTACCGCCCGTAGCGGCCCCTGAAAAGGCCATCGATAGCCTGTACTGTGCGTTGTTAGGCCGGCGTGTGGATAGTGCGTCGTTGGCCAGCGCTCGCAAGGATCTGGTGAGTTTCGGCTTTGAACGGGTGATCCGTGACGTGATCGACGGGAAGGAATACCGAGACCGGTTCGGTGACACCAAAGTACCTTACATAACCAGTGAGAACCAGGCGGCAGTCGGTTGCCCGCAAGCGGCTCTATAG
- a CDS encoding MlaC/ttg2D family ABC transporter substrate-binding protein, which yields MALVASISLLMGIVQPTAAWSEQGPTEAVKGTVSELLSILKELKGPTRSEARRWEIEQVIRHHVHYEDMAKRSLGASWGQLSDVARREYVGLFVQLLRDALANRMVEYSGERITYLSEQRERTFAQVKTRLVGKKVDTFIDFRLVSQDGRWLVYDAVMDGGSLVASYHAQFASIIRDASCAQLMERIKEKTLVVKLFEKSGS from the coding sequence ATGGCCCTTGTAGCATCCATCAGCCTGCTGATGGGCATCGTACAGCCCACGGCCGCTTGGTCCGAGCAGGGCCCTACCGAGGCGGTGAAGGGGACCGTCTCCGAGCTGCTCTCTATCCTCAAGGAGCTCAAAGGCCCGACTCGATCCGAGGCGCGACGTTGGGAAATCGAACAGGTCATTCGGCATCATGTGCATTACGAGGACATGGCCAAACGGTCTCTGGGAGCATCCTGGGGGCAGCTGAGCGATGTGGCCCGCAGGGAGTATGTCGGGCTTTTTGTCCAGCTGCTTCGCGATGCGCTTGCGAACCGGATGGTGGAGTATTCCGGTGAACGGATCACCTATCTCTCGGAACAACGGGAGCGCACATTCGCGCAGGTCAAAACGCGGCTGGTCGGGAAGAAGGTTGACACCTTCATCGACTTTCGTTTGGTCAGTCAGGACGGACGCTGGCTGGTCTACGACGCAGTGATGGACGGGGGGAGCCTGGTCGCAAGCTACCATGCGCAGTTTGCGAGCATCATTCGCGATGCCTCCTGTGCGCAGTTGATGGAGCGAATCAAAGAGAAGACACTGGTCGTGAAATTGTTTGAGAAGAGCGGGTCGTGA
- a CDS encoding ComEA family DNA-binding protein — translation MRMEHRVRSRSVGRPGAVEERMVAGASETPARVGRNMLLDINRAEISRLKSLTGIGEHYAKKIVEGRPYHHREELLTKEILPEYIYGRIMDRLVANQS, via the coding sequence ATGCGTATGGAACATCGAGTTCGTTCAAGATCGGTCGGCCGGCCTGGCGCCGTCGAGGAGCGAATGGTGGCAGGAGCGAGTGAGACGCCTGCGAGAGTCGGTCGAAATATGCTCCTCGATATCAACAGGGCTGAGATTTCTCGACTCAAGTCGCTGACCGGAATCGGCGAGCATTATGCGAAGAAGATCGTGGAAGGGCGGCCTTATCACCATCGAGAAGAGTTGCTGACCAAGGAGATTTTGCCGGAATACATCTACGGCAGAATCATGGATCGACTGGTGGCAAACCAGTCTTAA
- a CDS encoding carbonic anhydrase: MSLNTVPIAWQYDGDQGLSHWEEIAPTTASCEKGTHQSPINIRTAPHHQSHDGLLVHYTTAPGHVVTSHHTIEVDFQSGESLEVLGRTYTLKEFHFHEPSEHQLNDRSYPMEAHLVHRDETGHLVVLAVLMDLGSESASLAAVWDRIPSEKQDEVRDLLINPQDLLPKDLHHYAYDGSLTTPPCTERVHWIVLKEPISITPAHIERFVSLIGHNARPVQSLNEREIDEE; encoded by the coding sequence TTGTCGCTGAACACAGTGCCCATCGCGTGGCAGTATGATGGCGACCAGGGGCTCTCGCATTGGGAGGAAATCGCTCCGACCACTGCGTCCTGTGAGAAAGGTACTCACCAGTCGCCCATTAATATTCGCACCGCTCCCCATCACCAGAGCCATGACGGGCTCTTGGTGCATTACACTACCGCCCCCGGTCACGTTGTTACTTCCCACCACACCATTGAAGTGGATTTTCAATCAGGCGAGTCGCTTGAAGTCCTTGGACGAACGTATACGCTCAAAGAGTTCCATTTCCACGAGCCTAGTGAACATCAGCTGAACGACCGCAGCTATCCGATGGAAGCGCATCTCGTGCATCGAGATGAGACGGGTCATCTGGTGGTCTTGGCGGTGCTGATGGATTTGGGTAGTGAATCAGCCTCTCTGGCCGCCGTGTGGGATCGGATTCCGAGCGAGAAGCAGGATGAGGTGCGGGACTTGCTGATTAACCCACAGGACCTGCTGCCGAAAGACTTGCACCATTACGCCTACGATGGCTCGCTGACCACGCCTCCTTGTACGGAGAGGGTGCACTGGATTGTGCTGAAGGAACCCATCTCCATTACCCCTGCCCATATCGAACGGTTCGTGTCGCTGATTGGCCACAATGCTCGACCGGTTCAATCGTTGAATGAGCGCGAGATCGACGAAGAATAA
- a CDS encoding uracil-DNA glycosylase yields the protein MSRSKPLEGDRLRFLLPPIPSGWKQLLTNQVNSHRYRALEMFLDREATAGETILPPSQDIYAALHNTPYEKVKVLLLGQDPYHTPGMAHGLCFSVRPHVPVVPPSLRNIYRELRDDVGCRIPNNGCLMPWARQGVLMLNTVLTVRAHAANSHRRRGWEAVTDRIFEVVNAKPSRVVFVLWGVEAKKKQALITAAQHVVISCAHPSPLSARKFFGSRCFSQVNRALTEANLKPIDWQIPDL from the coding sequence ATGTCTCGTTCGAAACCTCTGGAGGGTGATAGGTTGCGTTTTCTGTTGCCTCCCATTCCATCCGGCTGGAAGCAGTTGCTCACAAATCAGGTGAACAGCCATCGCTATCGAGCCCTCGAGATGTTTCTTGATCGGGAAGCAACGGCGGGCGAAACGATCCTGCCGCCATCCCAAGATATTTATGCGGCCTTGCACAACACGCCTTATGAAAAGGTCAAAGTTCTGCTACTTGGTCAGGATCCCTACCACACGCCGGGTATGGCACACGGACTGTGTTTTTCGGTGCGGCCTCATGTTCCCGTGGTGCCGCCGTCCCTCAGAAATATCTACCGTGAGCTTCGAGACGATGTCGGGTGCCGCATTCCAAACAACGGCTGCCTGATGCCCTGGGCCAGGCAGGGAGTACTGATGTTGAATACCGTCTTGACGGTTCGCGCGCATGCCGCCAATTCGCATCGAAGGCGCGGGTGGGAGGCCGTGACCGACCGTATCTTTGAGGTGGTCAATGCAAAACCAAGTCGTGTGGTATTCGTGCTCTGGGGCGTGGAGGCGAAGAAGAAACAGGCATTGATCACGGCTGCGCAGCATGTAGTGATTTCCTGCGCCCACCCCTCACCCTTGTCCGCGAGAAAGTTCTTCGGTTCACGGTGTTTCTCGCAGGTTAATCGAGCCCTCACTGAAGCGAATCTTAAACCGATCGATTGGCAAATTCCTGATCTCTGA